A window of the Parvularcula bermudensis HTCC2503 genome harbors these coding sequences:
- a CDS encoding SMP-30/gluconolactonase/LRE family protein, whose amino-acid sequence MFVIAIMALVMVAAVTYFGWSFRQFEEVTAQTRLRCTPVVGIHGALDFEPVPDSAAVYLSSMDRRGGASRGAIIRFDTVNPLDDSSWRDRTVGLPIDFQPGGLDIFSGVTAGGERVRRLFVVNGAGPEVLLYDIDPGGNLLLRRRFTDPRLTSPQDVIATGPSSFYVSNVTSGARLTWRSRLDFLLGLKTGQIFHYDGNSWSAPIGDLAFPSGLALSRDGTALYVAEMRAKRVRMFDRDPVTDRLMPSGDVRLEGFPDSVTVSGDGQLLVTAVPQPFSFAAYTKGIEEKAPSRLLRLSPQGEIDILFEDPGDILSAATAGVSLGDKTLIGSTGADRFLMCEGAPGADA is encoded by the coding sequence ATGTTTGTGATCGCCATCATGGCGCTCGTCATGGTGGCGGCGGTCACCTATTTCGGCTGGAGTTTTCGGCAGTTCGAAGAAGTGACGGCGCAGACCCGTTTGCGGTGTACCCCTGTGGTCGGGATCCACGGGGCGCTCGATTTCGAACCGGTGCCCGACAGCGCGGCGGTCTATCTCTCCTCAATGGATCGACGGGGCGGGGCCAGCCGGGGGGCGATTATTCGCTTTGACACCGTCAATCCCTTGGATGACAGCTCCTGGCGTGACCGTACCGTGGGCTTGCCGATCGATTTCCAGCCCGGCGGCCTCGATATCTTCAGCGGTGTAACGGCGGGGGGGGAGCGTGTGCGACGTCTCTTCGTCGTGAATGGCGCGGGGCCGGAGGTCCTGCTCTACGATATCGACCCGGGCGGCAATTTGCTGCTGCGCCGCCGTTTCACCGATCCGCGCCTGACCTCGCCGCAGGACGTGATCGCGACCGGTCCAAGCAGCTTTTATGTGAGCAATGTGACCAGTGGTGCTCGCCTGACCTGGCGGAGCCGTTTGGATTTTCTCCTCGGCCTGAAAACGGGGCAGATCTTCCACTATGACGGCAATAGCTGGTCGGCGCCGATCGGCGATCTGGCCTTTCCCAGTGGGTTGGCGCTGAGCCGGGACGGCACGGCTCTTTACGTGGCGGAGATGCGGGCAAAGCGGGTACGGATGTTCGACCGCGATCCGGTGACGGATCGGTTGATGCCCTCCGGCGATGTGCGGCTCGAAGGATTTCCCGACAGTGTGACGGTCTCCGGCGATGGCCAGCTTCTCGTCACGGCTGTCCCGCAGCCGTTCAGTTTCGCCGCCTACACAAAAGGCATTGAGGAGAAGGCACCCTCCCGGCTATTGCGCCTCTCGCCACAGGGAGAGATCGATATTTTGTTTGAAGATCCAGGCGATATCCTGTCCGCAGCGACGGCCGGCGTCAGTCTCGGCGACAAGACCCTCATCGGCTCCACCGGCGCTGACCGGTTCTTGATGTGCGAAGGGGCGCCCGGTGCCGATGCCTGA
- the thrC gene encoding threonine synthase yields MPDMRYRSTRGGVTGQSFADVLLAGLAPDGGLFVPETYPSLSPARLEDLAGASFADAAAAVLPLFIGQDTPHFADTAWDRFAHPATTPLVQMGADDFLLELVHGPTLAFKDVAMQWLGPMFSDGLAKAGRQMTIVCATSGDTGGAAVEAMAGRQATRLCVLHPENRISEVQRRFMTTVAADNVMNLAVRGTFDDCQSLVKAMFADETFRHQVGLGAVNSINWARIIAQTIYYVTSSLTLSRQGGVVHYAVPTGNFGDILAGWVAKRLGAPVGHLIVATNENDILTRCLSTGSYRPDRVVETQSPSMDIQVSSNFERLLFEASGGDADLVRHLMHQLKTEGGFDVPTQVLSTITEEFSAYRVDEEATADKMATVFAQSGRLIDPHTAIGLAAAERGRQAGLQGPIVTLSTAHAAKFPAAVEAATGVAPTLPPHVRDLFGRPEHMISVDAELEAVKGQILHSFAL; encoded by the coding sequence ATGCCTGACATGCGCTATCGGTCAACCCGTGGCGGTGTGACGGGGCAAAGCTTCGCGGATGTGCTTCTGGCGGGGCTTGCGCCGGATGGCGGCCTGTTCGTTCCCGAGACCTATCCGTCCCTTTCCCCCGCGCGTCTTGAAGATCTCGCCGGCGCCTCCTTCGCGGACGCCGCCGCGGCGGTGCTTCCCTTATTCATCGGTCAGGATACGCCGCATTTTGCCGATACGGCCTGGGACCGTTTCGCCCACCCTGCGACGACGCCGCTAGTTCAAATGGGGGCTGACGATTTTTTGTTGGAACTCGTGCATGGACCGACGCTCGCCTTCAAAGATGTGGCGATGCAGTGGCTCGGCCCGATGTTTTCCGACGGCCTGGCCAAAGCCGGCCGGCAAATGACCATTGTCTGCGCCACATCGGGCGATACGGGGGGCGCCGCGGTCGAGGCCATGGCCGGACGCCAGGCGACGCGGCTTTGTGTGCTGCATCCTGAAAACCGTATTTCCGAGGTGCAGCGACGCTTCATGACCACCGTCGCGGCGGACAATGTGATGAATCTCGCTGTGCGCGGGACCTTCGACGATTGCCAGAGCCTGGTGAAGGCAATGTTCGCTGATGAGACATTTCGCCATCAGGTCGGCCTCGGGGCTGTCAACTCGATCAACTGGGCCCGGATCATTGCCCAGACAATTTACTATGTGACCTCCTCTCTCACCCTGTCTCGCCAAGGCGGGGTGGTGCATTATGCCGTGCCGACCGGCAATTTCGGCGACATCCTCGCAGGATGGGTGGCCAAGCGCCTTGGGGCGCCGGTGGGGCATCTCATCGTCGCCACGAATGAAAACGACATTCTGACCCGGTGCCTATCCACCGGCAGCTATCGCCCCGATCGGGTGGTTGAGACCCAGTCGCCGTCCATGGATATCCAGGTCTCCAGTAATTTTGAGCGGCTGCTGTTCGAAGCCTCCGGCGGGGATGCGGATCTGGTCCGCCATCTCATGCACCAGTTGAAGACGGAGGGGGGCTTTGACGTGCCCACCCAGGTCTTATCCACCATCACCGAGGAATTCAGCGCCTATCGGGTCGATGAAGAGGCGACCGCCGACAAAATGGCAACGGTGTTTGCCCAAAGCGGCCGACTGATCGACCCCCACACGGCCATTGGCCTCGCCGCCGCCGAGCGGGGGCGCCAGGCCGGACTTCAGGGGCCGATTGTCACCCTCTCCACCGCCCATGCGGCGAAGTTTCCAGCGGCGGTCGAGGCCGCCACGGGGGTGGCCCCGACCCTGCCGCCCCATGTCCGCGATCTGTTCGGTCGCCCGGAGCATATGATTTCGGTCGATGCCGAGCTGGAGGCCGTCAAGGGCCAGATTTTGCATAGCTTCGCCCTGTGA